From a region of the Candidatus Liberimonas magnetica genome:
- a CDS encoding class I SAM-dependent methyltransferase — MMEDNKRVCPVENSGFLDNWFRKVLQNPAKLLQSYIKEGMTVIDLGCGPGFLTIPLAKYAGEKGKVIAVDLQDGMLKKVENKIKGTALEQRVILHKCQSDRTGIETKADLVIAFYMLHEHPDQKALFKEMFSLLNEQGKMLVVEPVYHVSKKDFENTLNSAIEAGFVISEQSKSFMDRKALLLKPA; from the coding sequence ATGATGGAAGATAACAAAAGGGTGTGCCCTGTTGAAAACAGCGGGTTTTTAGACAACTGGTTCAGGAAGGTTCTGCAAAACCCCGCAAAGCTGCTACAAAGCTATATTAAAGAAGGAATGACTGTTATTGATTTAGGCTGCGGCCCTGGGTTTTTGACTATTCCTCTAGCGAAGTATGCCGGAGAAAAAGGCAAGGTTATAGCAGTAGACCTGCAGGACGGCATGCTGAAAAAAGTTGAGAATAAAATCAAAGGCACAGCCCTTGAACAGCGCGTAATTCTTCATAAATGCCAGAGCGATAGAACAGGAATTGAAACCAAAGCTGATTTAGTAATTGCGTTTTATATGCTGCATGAGCATCCTGATCAAAAAGCGCTGTTTAAAGAAATGTTTTCTCTGCTCAATGAACAGGGTAAGATGCTTGTTGTTGAGCCGGTTTATCACGTGTCAAAAAAGGATTTTGAAAACACTCTTAACTCTGCGATTGAGGCCGGTTTTGTTATTTCGGAACAATCAAAATCCTTTATGGACAGGAAAGCTCTATTGCTAAAACCTGCGTGA
- a CDS encoding NifB/NifX family molybdenum-iron cluster-binding protein, whose amino-acid sequence MKLCIPTETNEGKEAKVYGHFGSAPFFTVYDTEKDTVEVIDNTNQHHSHGMCHPMGSLTGKNINAVVCGGMGGRAIQKLNEGGIKAYKAIAGTVKEIAAEFVKGGLEEITAQNACSQHGCH is encoded by the coding sequence ATGAAACTTTGTATTCCTACAGAAACAAATGAAGGAAAAGAAGCAAAAGTATACGGCCATTTCGGAAGCGCGCCGTTTTTTACAGTGTATGATACGGAAAAAGACACAGTTGAGGTGATTGACAACACAAACCAGCATCATTCGCATGGTATGTGCCATCCGATGGGCTCTCTAACTGGAAAAAATATTAATGCCGTAGTTTGCGGAGGCATGGGCGGCAGGGCAATACAAAAACTAAATGAAGGCGGGATTAAGGCGTATAAGGCAATAGCCGGAACAGTTAAAGAAATTGCCGCTGAGTTTGTAAAAGGCGGGCTTGAAGAGATTACCGCACAAAATGCCTGCAGCCAGCACGGCTGCCATTAA
- a CDS encoding metal ABC transporter permease, with the protein MMLFHYPFAINALILCLMLTGIYVYFGYHVVRRGVIFVDLSLAQVAALGSSVGVLLGWGHEYPVQNYIVSLIFTLLGAVLFVLFRSKKERVPIEALIGITYAGAIALTLLVLEHSATGTEEIKEMLAGALLTVAPKELLFIAVLCLVVGFFHWLAKNKLFLVTDNPEIACCNGMRLWWWDFVFYSTFGFVVTSSVKVAGVLLVFALLIIPAVSATAAVDGTFKRLIFGWFFGITGCVGGLELSLRLDWSASPSIVAVFLCMLIIIGLTKMLLNKKQEVCLTRQGE; encoded by the coding sequence ATGATGCTATTTCATTATCCTTTTGCAATTAACGCATTAATTTTATGCCTTATGCTTACGGGTATTTACGTGTATTTTGGCTACCATGTTGTAAGGCGCGGCGTAATCTTTGTTGATTTATCGCTTGCACAGGTAGCCGCGCTTGGCTCAAGCGTGGGTGTTCTGCTTGGCTGGGGGCATGAGTATCCCGTGCAGAATTATATAGTCTCGCTTATTTTTACGCTTCTGGGCGCTGTTTTATTTGTTTTGTTCCGCAGTAAAAAAGAAAGGGTTCCCATAGAAGCATTAATAGGTATAACCTATGCAGGGGCAATAGCCTTAACCTTGCTCGTTCTTGAACATTCTGCTACAGGAACTGAAGAAATAAAGGAAATGCTTGCGGGAGCATTGCTTACAGTAGCGCCAAAAGAACTCTTGTTTATCGCTGTCTTATGTCTGGTGGTAGGTTTTTTTCACTGGCTGGCAAAAAATAAATTATTCCTGGTAACTGATAATCCTGAAATAGCCTGCTGCAACGGTATGAGGCTCTGGTGGTGGGATTTTGTATTTTATTCAACATTTGGTTTTGTAGTTACATCATCAGTTAAAGTTGCCGGAGTTTTGCTTGTGTTTGCACTTCTTATAATTCCTGCGGTTTCAGCCACGGCAGCTGTTGATGGAACTTTTAAAAGGCTAATTTTCGGCTGGTTTTTTGGCATAACCGGATGTGTAGGAGGCTTGGAGTTGTCTTTAAGGCTAGATTGGTCTGCAAGCCCAAGTATTGTTGCAGTGTTTTTATGTATGCTTATAATTATCGGGCTTACAAAAATGTTGTTAAATAAAAAGCAAGAAGTATGCCTAACCAGGCAGGGAGAATAA
- a CDS encoding metal ABC transporter substrate-binding protein — MRKILNMFCILIIGLSPAEAMVKIAASLPDMASIAAYIGGDKVEVFSIAKNNANPHVVEVLPSYMIKVSKADIYLKSGLSLDQWADEILDGSRNSRILVADCSKGIAVLQKPQGKVDASMGDVHPEGNPHYWLDPANGIVIAENVLSVLKAADPANSRQYENNYRSFKEEAQEKITDWKAKMQKVSGSQIISYHSSWVYFASAFNLIITDNVEPLPGIPPTGKHLAELINVIKSNKITVLLQEPYFPDEAPKFLSRQTGIKVFKFTPSCADASRDSYFKHFDEMIDRLGGN; from the coding sequence ATGAGAAAAATATTAAACATGTTCTGTATTCTGATAATAGGGCTTAGTCCGGCAGAAGCAATGGTTAAAATTGCTGCATCACTGCCTGACATGGCATCAATAGCAGCGTATATCGGCGGAGACAAAGTTGAGGTGTTTTCTATAGCAAAGAATAATGCAAACCCGCATGTAGTGGAAGTACTGCCGTCTTATATGATTAAAGTCAGTAAGGCGGATATATACTTGAAATCAGGGCTTTCTTTAGACCAATGGGCTGATGAAATACTTGACGGTTCGCGTAACAGCAGGATTTTAGTTGCTGATTGTTCAAAGGGAATTGCTGTTTTGCAGAAACCTCAAGGCAAAGTTGATGCATCTATGGGGGATGTCCATCCAGAAGGCAATCCGCATTACTGGCTTGACCCTGCGAACGGGATTGTGATAGCAGAAAACGTCCTTTCAGTTTTGAAAGCCGCAGATCCGGCAAATAGCCGGCAGTATGAAAATAATTATAGGAGTTTTAAAGAAGAAGCTCAAGAAAAAATAACAGATTGGAAAGCAAAGATGCAGAAGGTATCCGGAAGCCAGATAATTAGTTATCATTCCTCATGGGTTTACTTTGCCTCGGCTTTTAACCTTATAATTACGGATAATGTTGAGCCCTTGCCCGGTATTCCGCCGACAGGCAAGCATCTTGCGGAACTGATAAATGTTATTAAGAGCAATAAGATAACTGTGTTGTTGCAAGAACCGTACTTCCCTGATGAAGCCCCAAAGTTTTTGTCCAGGCAGACAGGAATAAAAGTCTTTAAGTTTACCCCTTCCTGTGCTGACGCTTCCAGGGACTCATACTTTAAGCACTTTGACGAAATGATAGACCGGCTGGGAGGTAATTAA
- a CDS encoding cation-translocating P-type ATPase: MKETLWHSVKVDEAIKILETSSQNGLADAEVRERLAKHGLNELTKEEKVSPFSIFINQFKNILILILIIAIILSVLVGEYIDAGIIALIVVFVAILGFVQEYKAERALDALKKMLSPSITVKRNGKEIEVLSKELVPGDILVLEAGDKIPADARLFENHSLKCDEASLTGESFPVSKDINELSESTQLNDRKNMLFTGTAITYGRGLAVVTATGMNTEFGKIAKEVTSIKTEKTPLEKRTDEIGKWLSIFSISICGLVIVVSLIREYSGGTVDMAFAVKITMFGVALAVAAVPEALAAIVTGALAIGMHQMAKRNALIRKMPAVETLGCTTVICSDKTGTLTKGEMTIRKIFVLNNMIEVSGTGYEPIGELKGVAKDSTDVELLLKAGILCNDSELYEKEGKWQIKGDSTEAAILVAAAKYGMKAHEVKKNNERIAELPFSSERKMMSTIHNMKEGKKLAFIKGAPDVVLKKCSKLLDNSKVRDLTKTDFNAVSLVNDEMAKNALRVLALSYKDAPSGDVYEESKIENDMVFIGLVGMMDPPREEVIEATRICKQVHIKPVMITGDHKLTAVAVAKEIGFYNEGDMVLTGEELDKYSDEEFEKIVNKVSVYARVSPINKLKIVNAWKKRGEVVAMTGDGVNDAPALKHADIGIAMGITGTEVTKEAADMVLTDDNFATIVKAIELGRWIYDNIKKYLTYLLRCNIVEVVVIGGIVLILGPEYLPLLPAAILYINLGTDGLPALALGVAPADPDIMQRPPRDPKESVFSKDVMLFILLALLIEIPFFYYIFFKDISNITHARTEMFFLFIFIELVIALNFRSMKYSIFKAPPHKWLVLSIAWEIVLLVMLIQIPAVCSSFGINKPVVSDMAMIAGFGVVVFIALEATKAVIRKWGQSLTPRDPAQEKK; the protein is encoded by the coding sequence ATGAAAGAAACATTATGGCATTCTGTTAAAGTTGATGAAGCAATAAAAATACTTGAAACAAGTTCTCAAAACGGTTTAGCTGATGCAGAAGTCAGGGAAAGGCTGGCAAAACACGGTTTAAATGAACTGACAAAAGAGGAAAAGGTTTCACCTTTCAGTATTTTTATAAATCAGTTTAAAAACATTCTTATCCTGATATTGATTATCGCGATTATTCTTTCAGTGCTTGTAGGAGAATATATTGATGCTGGAATTATTGCGCTTATCGTTGTTTTTGTTGCAATATTGGGGTTTGTTCAGGAATATAAAGCAGAACGGGCGCTTGACGCGTTAAAAAAGATGCTTTCACCGTCAATCACAGTAAAAAGAAACGGTAAGGAAATAGAGGTTCTGTCCAAAGAACTTGTCCCTGGCGATATTTTGGTTCTTGAAGCAGGCGACAAAATACCTGCTGATGCGAGATTGTTTGAAAACCATTCCTTAAAATGCGATGAAGCTTCTTTAACAGGGGAGTCATTTCCTGTTTCAAAAGATATAAATGAATTATCAGAGTCAACTCAGCTAAATGACAGAAAAAATATGCTCTTTACCGGAACAGCTATTACTTACGGCAGAGGTTTGGCTGTTGTTACAGCAACCGGGATGAATACTGAGTTTGGAAAGATTGCCAAAGAAGTAACCTCAATTAAGACTGAAAAAACTCCTCTTGAAAAAAGGACTGATGAAATAGGTAAGTGGTTGAGTATATTTTCAATATCTATATGCGGCCTTGTTATAGTTGTAAGCCTTATCAGAGAATATTCAGGCGGAACTGTTGACATGGCGTTTGCTGTAAAAATAACAATGTTTGGTGTAGCTCTTGCCGTAGCTGCTGTCCCCGAAGCTTTGGCAGCTATTGTTACAGGAGCTCTTGCTATAGGCATGCATCAAATGGCAAAGAGGAATGCTTTGATAAGAAAAATGCCTGCTGTTGAAACGCTTGGCTGTACAACAGTTATTTGTTCTGATAAAACAGGGACCCTGACAAAGGGTGAAATGACTATCCGAAAAATATTTGTTTTAAATAACATGATAGAAGTTAGCGGCACAGGGTATGAGCCAATCGGCGAGCTAAAAGGTGTTGCAAAAGACAGTACAGATGTCGAATTACTGCTTAAAGCCGGTATATTATGCAATGATTCTGAGCTTTATGAAAAAGAAGGTAAATGGCAGATCAAAGGAGACTCCACGGAAGCAGCGATTTTAGTTGCCGCGGCAAAATATGGAATGAAAGCTCATGAGGTGAAAAAAAACAACGAAAGGATTGCTGAGCTTCCTTTCAGCTCAGAAAGAAAGATGATGAGCACAATACACAATATGAAAGAAGGCAAAAAACTTGCTTTTATAAAAGGTGCTCCTGATGTTGTTTTAAAAAAGTGTTCAAAACTATTAGATAACAGCAAAGTCAGGGATTTAACAAAAACTGATTTTAACGCTGTTTCTTTAGTAAACGATGAAATGGCAAAAAATGCCTTAAGGGTACTAGCCTTAAGTTACAAGGATGCCCCCTCAGGTGATGTATACGAGGAAAGTAAAATTGAAAATGATATGGTGTTTATAGGATTGGTTGGCATGATGGATCCGCCAAGGGAAGAGGTTATAGAAGCTACCAGAATATGTAAACAGGTTCATATCAAGCCTGTGATGATAACAGGTGATCATAAACTTACAGCTGTTGCAGTAGCAAAAGAGATAGGATTCTATAATGAAGGAGACATGGTGTTGACAGGCGAGGAGTTGGACAAATATTCAGATGAGGAGTTTGAAAAAATTGTTAATAAAGTATCTGTTTATGCGAGAGTATCTCCAATCAATAAGCTAAAAATAGTAAATGCCTGGAAAAAAAGAGGCGAGGTTGTTGCAATGACAGGTGATGGTGTTAATGATGCGCCTGCACTTAAGCACGCTGATATTGGTATTGCAATGGGTATAACAGGCACAGAGGTAACAAAAGAAGCAGCAGATATGGTTTTAACTGATGATAATTTTGCCACTATTGTAAAAGCAATTGAACTGGGAAGGTGGATATATGATAATATTAAAAAGTATCTGACATATCTGTTAAGGTGTAATATCGTTGAAGTTGTTGTAATAGGCGGCATAGTTTTAATTTTAGGGCCTGAATATTTACCGCTATTGCCTGCGGCGATACTTTATATAAATCTTGGCACTGACGGCTTGCCTGCGCTGGCGTTAGGTGTTGCTCCTGCAGACCCTGACATCATGCAGAGGCCGCCGCGGGATCCTAAAGAAAGCGTATTTTCAAAAGATGTTATGCTTTTTATATTACTGGCGCTTTTAATAGAGATACCGTTTTTCTATTATATTTTCTTTAAGGATATAAGCAATATTACGCATGCAAGAACTGAGATGTTTTTCCTGTTTATTTTTATAGAACTGGTAATTGCCTTGAATTTCAGGTCTATGAAGTACAGTATTTTTAAAGCACCTCCGCATAAATGGCTTGTTTTGTCTATTGCGTGGGAGATCGTACTCCTTGTTATGCTTATTCAGATACCTGCAGTATGCAGTTCTTTTGGAATAAACAAGCCTGTAGTGTCTGATATGGCAATGATTGCAGGTTTTGGAGTTGTTGTATTTATTGCCTTGGAAGCAACTAAAGCAGTAATTCGGAAATGGGGTCAGTCCTTGACACCCCGTGACCCTGCGCAGGAAAAGAAGTAA
- a CDS encoding TMEM165/GDT1 family protein, producing the protein MTAFLASLSFITLAEMGDKTQLLAMAFASRYKAYQVLTAVFIATLLNHLLAVLAGRFLATIVPFDIISLLAALSFILFGIWTIRGDILDGEDKKQSKYGPIMTVAIAFFIAEMGDKTQLTTISLAVKYGDVIPVLFGTTAGMVIADAIGVITGVVMSKRIPERVIKWISAVIFIMFGFAGVYKSTTAWFDFQTNTFIIVLLIVITMYIVYLVQRNQNKTIKTCRNIQI; encoded by the coding sequence ATGACAGCATTTCTTGCATCCTTATCATTTATAACACTCGCAGAAATGGGAGACAAAACCCAGCTGCTTGCAATGGCCTTTGCCAGCAGATATAAAGCATACCAGGTGCTAACAGCGGTTTTTATAGCAACATTACTCAATCATTTACTTGCAGTCCTTGCAGGAAGGTTCTTAGCAACGATAGTTCCTTTTGATATTATTTCACTATTGGCTGCCTTATCATTCATCCTGTTTGGTATTTGGACTATTCGCGGTGATATCCTTGATGGCGAAGACAAAAAGCAGTCAAAATACGGGCCTATAATGACAGTAGCAATAGCTTTTTTTATAGCAGAAATGGGAGATAAAACGCAGCTTACCACAATAAGCCTTGCAGTTAAATACGGCGATGTTATTCCTGTTCTTTTCGGAACAACGGCGGGAATGGTGATAGCTGATGCCATAGGTGTTATAACGGGTGTTGTGATGAGTAAAAGAATTCCGGAAAGGGTGATTAAATGGATTTCTGCAGTTATATTTATAATGTTTGGTTTTGCTGGAGTATATAAATCAACAACAGCATGGTTTGATTTTCAAACAAATACTTTTATAATAGTGCTTTTAATAGTAATCACCATGTACATCGTTTACCTGGTGCAAAGAAATCAAAATAAAACAATTAAAACTTGTAGGAATATCCAAATATGA
- a CDS encoding TonB-dependent receptor, whose product MKRFLAVSLIISIVVFPLSAESSVYEQVQNRNTKFLDEIVVTGAREEEPLKERPQNIGVISKKDLEETKAAHPSEIMRKVSGVWVDTTAGEGHKTAIRHPLTTNPVYLYLEDGIPVRSTGFFNHNALYEVNIPGASRIEIIKGPGTVLYGSDAIGGTINVITKPSPASPEVELNAESGSFGWYRLLATGGNTWGNSGLRLGLNNTHTDGWRDRTGYDRQTMTLRSDQALSDTALLKTMASYSTIDQKTSGSNGLALADFKSRPAYNYQTFDFRKVSALRVSSELEKETGRKGLISLIAFVRQNQMDLLPGFGIFRSGNNYFGYNSVTKFSSFGLLAKYRHDFDPMNSRLIVGADIDRSPGAYYEKRINVTRTGDKYTSYTFAPNTNNDYDFEAEFTGISPYLQCEATPVKKLRVTAGVRYDDISYDYETKLAPNANRPANTKPAFSHLSPKAGATYEHSGNLSLFASYANGFRAPSSGDLFRGNSGTAATAINLKPIKVDNYEIGFRGSAGKAVTLDSSAYYMTKADDIVNFSVTQNQTQRLNAGKTEHKGIETSLGFKAARDIDLNVSYSYAIHTYKEYRVSSAIDYSGKEIAIAPRQIADSRIKYSPSFLNGGTAELEWVKIGEYWADDANTEKYEGYDLFNFRVSCNISDNWAISLRAINLADTLYAEEVSKSATGAAQYSPGQPRTVFANINYKWGAASAKKS is encoded by the coding sequence ATGAAACGTTTTCTGGCGGTTAGTTTGATCATTAGCATTGTTGTTTTTCCTCTGAGCGCTGAAAGTTCCGTCTACGAGCAGGTACAGAATAGGAACACCAAGTTCCTTGATGAAATAGTAGTAACCGGCGCCCGCGAGGAAGAACCCTTAAAGGAAAGGCCTCAAAATATAGGGGTCATAAGCAAAAAGGACTTAGAAGAGACCAAAGCAGCGCACCCGTCAGAGATAATGAGGAAAGTATCGGGCGTATGGGTCGACACGACAGCAGGCGAGGGGCACAAGACGGCTATCCGCCATCCATTGACCACAAATCCGGTGTACCTATATCTTGAAGACGGCATACCGGTCAGGTCTACGGGGTTCTTTAACCATAACGCTCTGTACGAAGTAAACATCCCCGGCGCCAGCAGGATTGAAATAATCAAGGGCCCCGGTACCGTACTCTACGGCAGCGACGCTATCGGCGGGACTATAAATGTTATCACAAAACCTTCCCCTGCTTCACCGGAAGTTGAATTGAACGCCGAGTCCGGCTCGTTCGGCTGGTACAGGCTACTCGCTACAGGCGGAAACACCTGGGGTAACAGCGGGTTAAGGCTGGGCTTAAATAATACTCACACGGACGGCTGGCGCGACCGCACCGGCTATGACCGGCAGACTATGACCCTTCGCTCCGATCAGGCACTAAGCGATACAGCGCTGCTTAAAACTATGGCCTCTTACTCAACCATAGACCAGAAAACAAGCGGCTCTAACGGCCTGGCTCTGGCTGATTTTAAGTCAAGGCCGGCTTATAACTACCAGACGTTCGATTTCAGAAAAGTCAGCGCACTGCGCGTTTCAAGTGAACTTGAAAAAGAAACAGGAAGAAAAGGCCTTATCAGCCTGATAGCATTTGTCAGACAGAACCAGATGGACCTCTTGCCCGGATTCGGCATATTCAGGTCCGGGAACAATTACTTCGGTTATAATTCCGTTACGAAGTTCTCCTCTTTTGGCCTGTTGGCGAAATACAGGCATGACTTTGACCCTATGAACAGCAGGCTGATAGTAGGAGCGGATATCGACCGTTCGCCCGGGGCCTATTATGAAAAAAGGATCAATGTCACCAGAACCGGGGATAAGTACACCTCCTATACCTTTGCCCCTAATACTAACAATGATTATGACTTCGAGGCGGAGTTCACCGGCATATCTCCCTACCTGCAGTGTGAAGCTACGCCGGTCAAAAAACTCCGCGTGACAGCCGGGGTACGTTACGATGACATATCGTATGATTATGAAACAAAACTCGCGCCGAACGCAAACAGGCCTGCGAACACGAAACCCGCTTTTTCGCATTTGAGCCCGAAAGCGGGCGCCACCTATGAACACTCGGGCAACCTGTCGCTGTTCGCCTCCTATGCTAACGGCTTCAGGGCGCCTTCCTCCGGAGACCTCTTCCGCGGTAATTCCGGCACAGCCGCGACAGCTATAAACCTCAAACCCATAAAAGTAGATAATTACGAAATAGGCTTTCGCGGTTCAGCAGGAAAAGCTGTTACCCTGGATAGCTCGGCCTACTATATGACAAAGGCCGATGATATAGTCAATTTCTCTGTCACCCAGAACCAGACCCAGCGGCTTAACGCCGGTAAAACAGAGCACAAAGGCATAGAAACAAGCTTAGGATTTAAGGCGGCGCGAGACATAGATCTGAACGTCTCATATTCTTACGCTATTCACACCTATAAGGAGTACAGGGTATCTTCCGCGATAGATTACAGCGGAAAAGAGATAGCCATAGCCCCGCGCCAGATAGCTGACTCAAGGATAAAGTACAGCCCTTCATTTTTAAACGGCGGCACAGCCGAGCTTGAATGGGTAAAGATTGGCGAGTACTGGGCGGATGACGCGAACACGGAAAAATATGAGGGTTACGACCTCTTTAATTTCAGGGTCTCCTGCAACATTTCCGATAACTGGGCGATTTCCCTGAGGGCTATTAATCTGGCCGATACGCTTTACGCCGAGGAAGTTTCTAAAAGCGCGACAGGCGCCGCGCAGTACTCTCCCGGCCAGCCAAGGACGGTTTTCGCTAACATAAACTACAAGTGGGGAGCGGCCAGTGCAAAAAAAAGTTAA